One Triticum dicoccoides isolate Atlit2015 ecotype Zavitan chromosome 4B, WEW_v2.0, whole genome shotgun sequence genomic window carries:
- the LOC119292057 gene encoding uncharacterized protein LOC119292057 has product MAYSGDRRPSPPPPPQPHAPLSYLSPSAAPFTVGRARGAAAPDPVPNAPANPSPYPDLPTAPSLYDSWVEPPASYMDLEAGAAAGYRGFANSDGFLVSENTHNGLYTGNHFGTNMQPHSFTTCSSEWMEEKYPGIYQRTSKALPSDFGSSVIHQPSVSPNVFACLDKKPCSAPQPVNQHSPYSAYDNYTAHLPSSSTYPLDYNLSMPPVSVSPEVCATTKSLSPTTDGHILENAFSSPYMNPCRLNLDYFDTMQNEQKDLFGHQTAYKPYGDWSNSDNGTRIMGSYPLSRRGVGENYPLGESSETGRPVQPGTYPLNRHGVGENYLSGDTSESGRPVQPSSEVKSGFKSLQGSCSNVSPSEHAFSQPRDLFIEPLEVNNPVVDSPCWKGTPTVQQSSFGVKNDEAPFSANGSDDLHDLHQSKKLSEFGPSNSVLFPKRHDTSNPENDSCVPYYANYLSSFSLPSGCKISESHSDAQRPNVGDFDGMARSSHPSYVSVDQGTRREKHVICKTGDNSGNGVTPGQQGGIFLGKRTFEPIVLGRDFASHVVVMNEDSGKKVSSNVDAAPIAKARSLTKESLQGNTCVHKDVATLESLYSEMPMKIGLEHLTHCSAGVEESVKISSEKVTSRSKTQEDLIKSIYNFSVVLLSTCDGGYELEESEHALVQSTIHNLSSLSSKISKAALKNDDVNGNCCQTKSDTRCHGKNHQPQKFDGLDWENIGADFKTFILEDLTKLPEENVIGDTKDAQMLIYKNLWIEAEASMCKLKYELQLARMKLATKHCNQQTAAAPADSLEAKASNLPNKNSLCFEGIADSSKQQNHVKERNIGSAALLPQGGDKVDADVFARLKVLKLRDESINCSRQVNAELQKGTSNYNRTDVVDDTIFDNAVDDRITSLVEDIIKERSEASSSEGGEADGATIAAPNDFMSFNNNTRSLDEDTNIEQLESSESKVHGAFMAKLKDLMCCSDDVSSSNEGNAHQLQTPSKNEFGQLEDVVMARLQVLKRREDNNSSVVNEGQEVFHSDDWAGHFETKRLGRGVQDELIQKTDLPDDAGSRAQSDEADSKTASQYVSALLEEPRAVSAPAEPASAQMHDEQLSSSPPEWEHVLKEDFFLPGNHLK; this is encoded by the exons ATGGCGTACTCTGGCGATCGCCGGCcctccccgcccccgcccccgcagcCGCACGCGCCCCTCTCCTACCTCTCCCCGTCCGCGGCGCCCTTCACCGTGGGCCGTGCCCGCGGGGCCGCGGCCCCCGATCCGGTCCCCAACGCCCCCGCTAACCCTAGCCCCTACCCCGACCTCCCCACCGCGCCGTCGCTCTACGACTCCTGGGTCGAGCCTCCCGCGAGCTACATGGATCTGGAGGCCGGCGCGGCGGCCGGGTACCGAG GTTTTGCTAATTCTGATGGGTTTCTGGTTTCTGAGAACACACACAATGGCTTATACACTGGGAATCACTTTGGTACCAACATGCAGCCACATTCCTTCACAACATGCAGCTCCGAGTGGATGGAAGAGAAGTACCCTGGAATTTACCAAAGAACGTCAAAGGCCCTCCCAAGTGATTTTGGGTCATCAGTTATCCATCAGCCTTCCGTGTCTCCTAACGTGTTTGCTTGCTTAGATAAAAAACCCTGTTCCGCACCTCAGCCCGTGAATCAGCATTCCCCGTATTCTGCTTATGATAACTACACGGCACATCTTCCATCATCCTCAACATATCCATTGGATTACAACCTGTCCATGCCACCTGTTTCTGTCTCACCTGAAGTATGTGCTACAACAAAATCATTGTCACCCACAACAGACGGCCATATATTGGAAAATGCATTTTCCTCACCATATATGAACCCTTGCAGATTAAATCTTGATTATTTTGACACCATGCAGAATGAACAGAAAGACCTCTTTGGACATCAGACTGCTTATAAACCTTATGGTGACTGGAGTAACTCTGATAATGGTACGAGAATTATGGGAAGCTATCCACTTAGTAGACGTGGAGTTGGAGAGAACTATCCTTTGGGTGAGAGTTCAGAAACTGGGAGGCCTGTGCAGCCAGGAACCTATCCACTTAATAGACATGGAGTTGGAGAGAACTATCTTTCAGGTGACACTTCTGAATCTGGGAGACCTGTGCAGCCTTCATCAGAAGTGAAGTCTGGTTTCAAGAGCTTACAAGGATCATGTTCCAATGTGTCCCCTTCAGAACATGCATTTTCTCAGCCTCGTGACCTTTTCATTGAGCCACTTGAAGTAAATAATCCTGTTGTTGACTCTCCTTGTTGGAAAGGGACACCAACTGTACAGCAGTCATCATTTGGTGTGAAAAATGATGAAGCTCCTTTTTCTGCTAATGGCTCAGATGACCTGCATGATTTGCACCAAAGCAAGAAGCTTTCTGAGTTTGGTCCAAGTAATTCTGTGTTATTTCCCAAGCGTCATGATACATCAAATCCCGAGAATgattcatgtgtaccttactatgCAAACTATCTTTCTTCATTCAGTCTGCCTTCAGGGTGTAAAATATCTGAAAGTCATAGTGATGCACAACGACCCAATGTTGGGGATTTCGATGGTATGGCTAGGTCTAGCCACCCTAGTTATGTATCTGTAGATCAAGGCACCAGAAGAGAAAAACATGTGATCTGTAAGACAGGAGACAATTCCGGAAATGGGGTAACACCAGGTCAACAGGGAGGTATTTTTCTTGGCAAAAGAACATTTGAACCCATAGTGTTAGGCAGAGATTTCGCCAGTCATGTTGTGGTTATGAATGAAGATTCTGGTAAGAAAGTTTCAAGCAATGTTGACGCAGCTCCAATTGCAAAGGCTAGGAGTTTAACGAAAGAAAGTCTACAAGGAAATACTTGTGTCCATAAAGATGTGGCAACATTGGAAAGTCTGTACTCGGAGATGCCTATGAAGATAGGTCTGGAGCATTTAACCCATTGCAGTGCTGGTGTTGAGGAGTCGGTGAAGATATCTTCAGAAAAAGTTACCAGCAGATCCAAGACTCAGGAAGACTTAATCAAGTCAATTTATAATTTCTCAGTAGTGCTTCTATCTACTTGCGATGGCGGTTATGAGTTGGAGGAATCTGAACATGCACTTGTTCAATCTACAATACACAATCTCAGTTCTTTGAGTTCCAAGATAAGCAAG GCTGCATTAAAAAATGATGATGTAAATGGAAACTGCTGCCAAACAAAATCAGATACAAGGTGCCATGGAAAGAATCATCAGCCTCAGAAGTTTGATGGACTTGACTGGGAGAACATTGGTGCAGATTTTAAAACATTTATTTTGGAG GATCTTACTAAACTTCCAGAAGAGAATGTCATTGGTGATACTAAAGATGCACAAATGCTGATATATAAGAATCTATGGATTGAAGCTGAAGCTTCCATGTGTAAACTCAAGTATGAACTGCAACTTGCCCGCATGAAACTTGCGACAAAACATTGCAATCAGCAAACAG CTGCAGCACCTGCCGATTCATTAGAAGCCAAAGCCTCTAACCTGCCCAACAAGAACTCTTTGTGTTTTGAAGGGATTGCTGATTCTAGCAAACAACAAAACCATGTGAAAGAGCGCAATATCGGCAGTGCTGCCTTGCTGCCTCAGGGAGGTGATAAGGTTGATGCTGATGTCTTTGCTCGACTGAAAGTTCTGAAGCTCCGTGATGAGAGTATAAATTGCTCCCGTCAGGTCAATGCTGAGCTGCAGAAGGGAACAAGTAATTATAACAGGACAGATGTTGTTGATGACACTATTTTTGATAATGCTGTTGATGATAGGATAACTTCTTTAGTGGAGGACATCATCAAAGAGCGTTCAGAGGCAAGCAGCAGTGAAGGTGGCGAGGCTGATGGTGCTACCATTGCTGCACCTAATGATTTCATGAGCTTTAATAACAATACAAGATCATTGGATGAGGACACCAACATAGAGCAGCTAGAATCTAGTGAAAGCAAAGTTCATGGTGCTTTTATGGCCAAGCTCAAGGATTTGATGTGCTGTAGTGATGATGTAAGCTCATCAAACGAGGGCAATGCTCATCAGCTCCAAACACCAAGCAAGAATGAATTTGGTCAGCTTGAAGACGTGGTTATGGCCAGGCTGCAAGTCCTGAAAAGACGCGAAGATAACAATAGCAGCGTTGTGAATGAGGGACAAGAGGTTTTCCATTCCGATGATTGGGCAGGTCACTTTGAAACAAAACGACTTGGTCGAGGGGTGCAAGATGAGCTGATCCAGAAGACTGATTTGCCTGATGACGCTGGGTCCAGGGCCCAATCTGATGAAGCGGATAGCAAAACCGCAAGCCAATATGTCAGTGCATTGCTTGAAGAGCCCCGTGCTGTCTCAGCACCGGCGGAACCTGCAAGTGCGCAAATGCATGACGAGCAGCTGAGCAGCTCACCGCCGGAATGGGAGCACGTGCTGAAGGAGGATTTCTTCCTCCCAGGAAACCATTTGAAGTGA